Proteins from a genomic interval of Enterococcus faecium:
- a CDS encoding sensor histidine kinase, with protein sequence MIKWLLLLVVIFMGSFIFFLQREIKRLTKKIATLSERQEYGGRLSVEFREKNLMDLVDALNTWVDENEQKGQAFQEMEENIRLSIVGLSHDLRTPLTAINGYVQLLEQVEDTEKREKYLTIIKQSVARLLSMTDQFYDLARIETKQKEMDLHTLSFSKEVEEVFFSFYEQFSEKNIEVAFAEHSINTTVLADPLMLLRVLQNIIQNLLRYADGQAKVTFSKEDSFIRLTVANPIKPGAQTSVEKVFQRFYTENTSRTNTESSGIGLYLSKKLVEGMGGEMTARLDGGIFSISVKLRRV encoded by the coding sequence TTGATTAAGTGGCTGTTGCTTCTCGTTGTTATCTTTATGGGAAGTTTTATTTTCTTCCTGCAAAGGGAAATCAAGAGATTAACTAAGAAAATCGCCACTCTTTCTGAACGACAAGAATATGGTGGTCGTCTTTCAGTCGAATTTCGAGAAAAGAATCTAATGGACCTAGTAGATGCACTGAATACATGGGTGGATGAAAATGAACAAAAAGGACAAGCATTTCAAGAAATGGAAGAAAACATCAGACTATCGATCGTCGGCCTTTCTCATGATCTCAGAACTCCTTTGACTGCTATTAACGGTTATGTACAATTACTGGAACAGGTAGAGGATACGGAGAAACGGGAGAAGTATTTAACGATCATCAAACAATCTGTTGCAAGATTACTCAGTATGACGGATCAGTTTTATGATCTTGCTCGAATAGAGACGAAGCAAAAAGAAATGGATCTCCATACGCTTTCTTTTTCTAAAGAGGTGGAAGAAGTATTTTTCTCTTTTTATGAACAATTTTCTGAGAAAAATATCGAGGTAGCGTTCGCTGAACACTCGATAAATACAACTGTATTAGCAGATCCGCTCATGTTGCTGCGAGTGCTGCAAAATATCATACAGAATTTATTGCGTTATGCAGATGGACAAGCAAAGGTGACATTTTCAAAAGAGGATTCATTCATTCGATTAACAGTGGCCAATCCTATCAAACCAGGAGCGCAAACCTCTGTTGAAAAAGTCTTCCAGCGTTTTTATACCGAAAATACCAGCCGCACAAATACGGAATCTAGTGGAATCGGGCTTTACCTGTCAAAAAAATTGGTGGAAGGAATGGGAGGAGAGATGACCGCTAGATTAGACGGGGGCATCTTCTCCATCTCCGTCAAGTTGCGGAGGGTTTAA
- a CDS encoding response regulator transcription factor translates to MFLLETILIIEDDEAVHSLLEEVLEQRYKLLDAYSGTEGKLLLSTYPVDLILLDLMLPGLSGEALLAEIRQTSNVPIIVLSAKSDQRDKVSLLAAGADDYVTKPFDIEELLLRIGIQLRHQTSVQVKDLSQRIYYKEILLDKESRDVNVNGVAVHLTGREFDLLKLFLEHPKKVFSRANLYETVWQEPYFDSEKTVNMHISNLRGKLAKAHAVYIHTVWGVGFRFD, encoded by the coding sequence GTGTTCCTGCTGGAAACTATTTTGATTATCGAAGACGATGAAGCTGTTCATTCTTTACTGGAGGAGGTTCTTGAACAGAGATACAAACTTCTTGATGCTTATTCAGGTACGGAAGGAAAATTATTGTTAAGCACATATCCTGTCGATTTGATCCTTCTAGATCTCATGCTTCCAGGGCTTTCAGGTGAAGCATTGTTAGCAGAAATCCGACAGACATCGAATGTTCCGATCATCGTTCTTTCAGCAAAAAGCGATCAAAGAGATAAAGTTTCCTTGTTGGCAGCAGGAGCGGATGACTATGTGACGAAACCATTTGATATCGAAGAACTGTTGTTACGAATCGGCATCCAACTTCGTCATCAGACTTCTGTCCAAGTAAAAGATCTGTCGCAACGCATCTATTACAAGGAAATCTTACTGGACAAAGAGTCGAGGGATGTAAATGTGAATGGTGTGGCTGTCCATTTGACAGGAAGAGAATTCGATCTGCTGAAGCTTTTTTTAGAACATCCGAAAAAAGTATTTTCGCGAGCAAATCTTTATGAAACAGTTTGGCAAGAACCATATTTTGATAGTGAGAAAACAGTGAATATGCATATTTCCAATCTTCGAGGGAAACTAGCAAAGGCACATGCTGTGTATATTCATACGGTGTGGGGAGTGGGGTTTAGATTTGATTAA
- a CDS encoding ABC transporter permease subunit, protein MFNLLTAEKIKVWKSRKMWVSLGLMVVLPLFYSWNEWYMHTKYGNELNQATDTVINGATGILMVEKMAAWILLAFAAFACFYIGEEFQNGTIRNTLSLGRNRMTYYVSKLLVTLLITTLGVVLITGLAMIAYTLAFGFGEVEGIKNYGNYVLKVFPVLLLLILATLSVPVALTFITRSTSVSLLLSFLYIMGTAFVPGVFAKIKGLEFLTEWFTETWLMYTDFAQQATYSQAPKMILVSLVTIVVSSALGMFIFQKSDIK, encoded by the coding sequence ATGTTTAATCTATTAACTGCTGAAAAAATAAAAGTATGGAAGAGCCGTAAAATGTGGGTCTCACTAGGACTGATGGTCGTACTTCCGCTTTTTTATTCTTGGAACGAATGGTATATGCATACAAAATACGGCAATGAATTAAACCAAGCAACGGATACAGTCATCAACGGTGCAACAGGGATTTTAATGGTGGAAAAAATGGCTGCATGGATTCTTCTGGCTTTCGCAGCATTTGCGTGCTTTTATATTGGGGAAGAATTTCAAAACGGTACGATTCGCAATACGTTATCTTTAGGACGGAATCGAATGACTTATTATGTGTCGAAACTTCTCGTTACGCTTTTGATCACAACACTTGGCGTGGTTTTGATTACGGGGCTAGCCATGATTGCTTACACACTTGCTTTCGGATTTGGTGAAGTTGAGGGAATCAAAAACTATGGAAATTATGTTCTAAAAGTATTTCCTGTATTGCTTCTGCTGATATTAGCGACATTATCTGTTCCAGTGGCTTTGACATTCATCACTAGAAGTACCAGTGTCAGTTTGCTTCTTTCTTTTCTTTATATCATGGGAACGGCCTTCGTTCCCGGTGTTTTCGCAAAAATCAAAGGCTTGGAATTTCTAACGGAGTGGTTTACGGAAACGTGGCTCATGTATACGGACTTTGCGCAACAAGCAACTTATTCGCAAGCACCGAAAATGATTCTGGTCAGTCTAGTAACAATCGTGGTATCATCAGCTCTAGGAATGTTTATTTTCCAAAAATCTGACATTAAGTAG
- a CDS encoding ATP-binding cassette domain-containing protein, whose product MDFGNETVLKATGITKKYGAAKALDKVSIEIKRGMIYGLIGENGAGKSTFMRTIMGLISIDEGSIELFGTTDLQAARRRMGQSIETPALYPELTARDNLRIQAANGGVSDREIEDLLKMMRLENTGKKKAKNFSLGMRQRLAIANALITNPEFLILDEPTNGMDPAGMAEMREIIQRLVKERGITVLLSSHLLDELSQIATHYGILHEGHLIKELSKEELAQESRQFIKIDTSATEQAVTVLDSLGYRDYFVQSSRVIQLFEGIDQVAAINQALVEAKVPVDGIHLVGQKLEDYFLQLTGGNPHV is encoded by the coding sequence ATGGATTTTGGAAATGAAACGGTCTTGAAAGCAACTGGTATAACCAAAAAATACGGTGCTGCCAAAGCATTAGATAAAGTATCGATCGAAATCAAACGTGGAATGATCTATGGTTTGATTGGGGAGAATGGAGCGGGTAAGTCTACCTTTATGAGAACTATTATGGGTTTGATCTCGATTGATGAAGGTTCGATCGAATTATTTGGAACGACGGATTTGCAGGCAGCAAGACGACGTATGGGTCAATCGATTGAAACCCCTGCTCTTTATCCAGAATTAACTGCAAGAGATAACCTACGTATCCAAGCAGCGAACGGCGGTGTGTCGGATAGAGAAATCGAAGACCTGCTGAAAATGATGCGATTGGAAAATACAGGGAAAAAGAAAGCAAAGAATTTCTCTTTAGGTATGCGCCAGCGTTTAGCTATTGCAAATGCACTGATCACGAATCCAGAATTTTTGATTTTGGATGAACCGACGAATGGGATGGATCCAGCAGGGATGGCAGAAATGCGAGAAATCATCCAACGTTTGGTAAAAGAACGGGGCATCACCGTCTTGCTTTCTAGCCACTTGCTAGATGAATTGTCACAGATCGCCACTCACTACGGTATTTTGCATGAAGGACACTTGATCAAAGAATTATCGAAAGAAGAATTGGCACAAGAATCTCGTCAATTTATAAAAATTGACACTTCGGCGACGGAACAAGCAGTAACGGTTCTCGACTCTCTTGGTTATAGGGATTATTTTGTCCAATCTAGCCGTGTTATCCAGCTTTTTGAAGGAATTGACCAAGTAGCAGCCATCAATCAAGCATTGGTAGAGGCAAAAGTTCCTGTGGATGGTATCCACCTAGTTGGGCAAAAACTGGAAGATTATTTCTTACAATTAACTGGAGGCAATCCACATGTTTAA
- the rpsI gene encoding 30S ribosomal protein S9, producing the protein MAQVQYIGTGRRKNAVARVRLVPGTGKITVNKKDVEEYIPHADLREVINQPFAVTETKGAYDVFVNVNGGGYAGQSGAIRHGIARALLEVDPDFRLALKRAGLLTRDARMVERKKPGLKKARKASQFSKR; encoded by the coding sequence TTGGCACAAGTTCAATATATCGGCACAGGCCGTCGTAAAAACGCAGTTGCTCGCGTACGTCTAGTACCAGGAACTGGCAAAATTACTGTAAATAAAAAAGATGTTGAAGAATACATTCCACATGCTGACTTGCGTGAAGTAATCAATCAACCTTTCGCTGTTACTGAAACAAAAGGCGCATATGACGTATTTGTTAACGTAAACGGCGGAGGATACGCTGGACAATCAGGAGCTATCCGTCATGGTATCGCTCGTGCATTGCTAGAAGTTGATCCTGACTTCCGTTTAGCTCTTAAACGTGCTGGCTTACTTACTCGTGACGCACGTATGGTCGAACGTAAAAAACCAGGTCTTAAGAAAGCCCGTAAAGCTTCACAGTTCTCAAAACGTTAA
- the rplM gene encoding 50S ribosomal protein L13, translating into MAKPGEVERKWYVVDATDVPLGRLSTVVASVLRGKNKPTFTPHLDTGDFVIVINADKVKLTGKKATDKIYYRHSNYPGGLKSITAGELRAKNSRRLIETSVKGMLPKNTLGRKQFTKLNVYGGAEHPHAAQQPEVLDITNLI; encoded by the coding sequence ATGGCCAAACCAGGCGAAGTAGAACGTAAATGGTATGTAGTAGACGCAACTGATGTTCCATTGGGACGTCTTTCAACAGTTGTTGCATCTGTACTACGTGGTAAAAATAAACCAACTTTCACACCTCATTTGGATACTGGCGATTTCGTCATCGTCATCAATGCAGACAAAGTGAAATTAACAGGTAAAAAAGCGACTGACAAAATTTATTACCGTCACAGCAACTACCCAGGAGGATTGAAATCAATCACTGCTGGCGAATTGCGTGCTAAAAATTCTCGTCGTTTGATCGAAACTTCTGTAAAAGGTATGCTTCCTAAAAACACTTTAGGCCGCAAACAATTTACAAAATTGAACGTATACGGTGGAGCAGAACATCCACATGCAGCACAACAACCAGAAGTTTTAGACATCACAAACTTAATCTAA
- a CDS encoding Dps family protein, producing MKFQQTKEVLNQLVADLSQMSVVVHQTHWYMRGPGFLTLHPMMDEFMDDLNAQLDEVSERLITLDGSPYSTLREFADNTKIPDEIGRWDRTIPERLETLVAGYRYLADLYQKGIEVSGEEGDDPTQDIFIEFKTATEKRIWMIQAHLGKAPEIDA from the coding sequence ATGAAATTCCAACAAACCAAAGAAGTATTAAATCAATTAGTTGCAGATCTAAGCCAAATGTCTGTTGTTGTTCACCAAACACATTGGTACATGAGAGGACCAGGTTTCCTTACATTGCACCCAATGATGGATGAGTTCATGGATGATTTGAACGCTCAGTTAGATGAAGTATCCGAACGCTTGATCACATTAGACGGTTCACCTTATTCTACATTGCGTGAATTTGCAGATAACACAAAAATCCCTGATGAAATTGGCCGCTGGGATCGTACTATTCCAGAACGTTTGGAAACACTTGTTGCAGGCTATCGTTATCTAGCAGATCTTTACCAAAAAGGAATCGAAGTTTCTGGAGAAGAAGGCGACGATCCAACACAAGATATCTTTATCGAATTCAAAACAGCCACAGAAAAACGTATCTGGATGATCCAAGCTCATTTGGGCAAAGCGCCAGAGATCGACGCGTAA
- a CDS encoding gluconokinase codes for MNVSIGLDIGTTQTKAVAFTDEAQEAASAYFRYPLIQETQGMAEQDQELIFQGVCTVIKEVIKQLPSDTIIQFVSFSSAMHGLILLDEEKTPLSRMITWADNRAADEAEKLKYTVLGKEFYRQTGTPIHPMTPLNKIKWLQNSQPELFKKTAYFVGIKDYIFYRLFGELISDYGTASGTGYFDIHEFQWAEEVLDYLNIRIEQLPQVFPSTYQVTGLPSKTAAELGLPNDISFVLGGADGPLSNLGLGAFGDTIAALTVGTSGALRFITTQPQFHPEMETFCYVLDQKHWVVGGATSNGAGIFDWAGHTFLQEVVQSAKEKGENPYDALLSAIAFVPAGANGLIFHPYLLGERAPLWDADAFGSFIGLQRQHTEKEMMKAILEGICLNLYRILKGVCQENQLTEIRATGGFAQSPIFRQMMADVLGYPLVFPTVTEASALGAVILGWRSIGKIQSISEAQELIELKEQVGVQETDHKKYQKIYPLFVSTQKHLAQTYQQFAQLREELADSEK; via the coding sequence ATGAACGTTTCAATCGGATTAGATATCGGAACCACACAAACCAAAGCAGTTGCTTTCACAGATGAAGCCCAAGAAGCAGCATCCGCTTATTTTCGCTACCCTTTGATCCAAGAAACACAAGGGATGGCAGAACAAGATCAGGAATTGATCTTTCAAGGTGTCTGCACCGTTATAAAAGAAGTAATTAAACAGTTGCCTTCAGACACAATCATTCAATTTGTCTCCTTCTCCTCTGCGATGCATGGCCTGATATTGTTGGATGAAGAGAAAACACCGTTATCTCGAATGATCACTTGGGCAGATAACCGAGCAGCGGACGAAGCAGAAAAACTGAAATATACCGTGCTTGGCAAAGAATTTTATCGGCAGACTGGGACGCCGATTCATCCAATGACACCATTGAACAAAATCAAGTGGCTGCAAAACAGCCAACCTGAATTATTCAAAAAAACTGCTTATTTTGTCGGTATCAAAGACTATATCTTTTATAGATTGTTTGGCGAACTGATCAGCGACTACGGAACAGCTTCAGGAACTGGATATTTTGATATCCATGAATTCCAATGGGCAGAAGAAGTGCTTGACTACTTGAACATTCGAATAGAGCAATTGCCGCAAGTCTTTCCTTCCACCTATCAAGTAACAGGTCTACCATCAAAAACAGCAGCAGAACTAGGTTTGCCAAATGATATATCATTTGTTTTGGGAGGGGCAGACGGGCCGCTTTCTAATCTAGGGTTAGGTGCTTTTGGTGATACGATCGCCGCTTTGACCGTAGGAACGAGCGGAGCACTTCGTTTTATTACTACTCAGCCTCAGTTCCATCCAGAAATGGAGACGTTTTGTTATGTTCTGGATCAGAAACATTGGGTAGTGGGAGGAGCGACTAGCAATGGTGCTGGCATCTTTGATTGGGCAGGGCATACATTTTTACAGGAAGTCGTTCAATCTGCTAAAGAAAAAGGAGAAAATCCATATGATGCACTGCTTTCGGCTATCGCTTTTGTGCCAGCGGGTGCCAATGGTCTGATTTTTCATCCCTATTTACTTGGTGAGCGAGCACCGCTTTGGGACGCAGATGCGTTTGGCAGTTTTATCGGTTTACAGCGGCAACATACAGAAAAAGAAATGATGAAGGCGATTCTAGAAGGGATCTGTCTCAACCTTTATCGGATTTTAAAAGGAGTTTGCCAGGAAAATCAGCTCACAGAGATCCGTGCTACAGGCGGGTTTGCTCAATCTCCGATTTTTCGTCAGATGATGGCTGATGTACTGGGTTACCCGCTTGTTTTCCCTACTGTCACAGAAGCATCCGCATTAGGAGCTGTGATTTTAGGCTGGAGAAGCATCGGAAAGATCCAAAGTATCAGTGAAGCACAGGAATTGATAGAATTGAAAGAGCAAGTTGGAGTACAAGAAACTGATCATAAAAAATATCAGAAAATCTATCCATTATTTGTTTCGACACAAAAGCATTTAGCACAGACTTATCAGCAATTTGCTCAACTGCGAGAAGAATTAGCTGATTCTGAAAAATGA
- a CDS encoding prepilin peptidase codes for MLLYFIIGCCIGSFLCLTAQRIPLGHSIIYPRSHCVKCCRSLSWYELIPILSIIVQRFRCRYCRCRLPFYYLLAEALCGGLFAWFFTFSSARNFSTFIWMLSALLFSLMDLFYFMVHSHTLFCSWAILWIFWLQAGVFQWQSVLLTFIVGGVCLRYGQSYLGAGDTLLMLSWSGGLSLEELLQILFLASLFGISVFSVYFICHKKKLEKLPFIPFLSSALLIVLHLRY; via the coding sequence GTGTTACTTTATTTTATCATTGGTTGCTGTATCGGATCATTTTTATGTTTAACCGCCCAGCGGATTCCGTTAGGTCACTCTATTATTTATCCTAGATCTCATTGTGTCAAATGCTGTCGTTCGCTTTCTTGGTATGAATTGATTCCGATTCTCTCGATCATCGTCCAACGATTTCGCTGCCGCTATTGCAGGTGTCGGTTGCCCTTCTACTATTTGTTGGCAGAAGCCTTATGTGGTGGTCTTTTTGCCTGGTTCTTTACTTTTTCTTCCGCAAGAAATTTTTCGACGTTCATATGGATGCTTTCGGCTTTGCTATTTTCGTTGATGGATTTATTTTACTTCATGGTCCATTCTCACACGCTATTCTGTTCTTGGGCAATTTTATGGATTTTTTGGTTGCAGGCCGGCGTCTTCCAATGGCAAAGTGTGCTGTTAACGTTTATCGTAGGCGGTGTGTGCCTTCGCTATGGTCAATCCTATCTCGGAGCTGGCGATACTCTGTTGATGCTTTCTTGGAGTGGTGGCTTGTCTCTAGAAGAGTTGCTTCAGATCTTGTTTCTTGCTAGTCTGTTTGGAATATCCGTTTTTTCTGTTTACTTTATCTGTCATAAAAAAAAGTTGGAAAAGCTGCCTTTCATTCCTTTTTTGAGCAGTGCGTTGCTGATTGTCCTTCATCTTAGGTATTGA
- the msrA gene encoding peptide-methionine (S)-S-oxide reductase MsrA translates to MTKKAVFAGGCFWCMVKPFEEQPGIISVTSGYTGGHVPNPTYEQVTTGTTGHTEAVEIEYDPEVISYDQLVEIYWQQTDPTDALGQFADRGDSYRPVIYYNDEEERNIAERSKQALQDSGRFDKPIVTKIEPRSEFYPAEDYHQDYYKKNKLHYNLYREGSGRAGFLRRHWGVKK, encoded by the coding sequence ATGACAAAAAAAGCAGTTTTCGCAGGCGGATGCTTTTGGTGTATGGTCAAACCATTTGAAGAGCAGCCAGGGATCATTTCTGTGACATCCGGTTATACTGGCGGGCATGTACCAAATCCAACTTATGAACAAGTAACAACAGGCACAACAGGGCATACAGAAGCAGTAGAGATCGAATATGATCCAGAAGTTATTTCTTATGATCAGTTGGTGGAAATCTATTGGCAGCAAACCGATCCGACTGACGCATTAGGACAGTTCGCTGATCGCGGTGATTCTTATCGTCCAGTGATCTACTATAATGATGAAGAAGAACGAAATATTGCAGAGCGTTCAAAACAAGCATTGCAAGACAGCGGGCGATTCGATAAGCCAATCGTGACAAAAATCGAACCAAGAAGCGAATTTTATCCTGCAGAAGATTACCATCAGGATTATTACAAGAAAAACAAGCTCCATTACAATCTTTATCGAGAAGGTTCTGGACGTGCAGGTTTCCTTCGTCGACATTGGGGCGTCAAGAAATAA
- the pgmB gene encoding beta-phosphoglucomutase, with protein sequence MKIKAALFDLDGVLVDTARYHYEAWLVLANQLSIPFTEKENEQLKGISRTESLERLLSFGKMEQKFSEKEKSAFAEQKNNLYLQAIQKMDETSVLPGAIAVLEYLKKTNIKIGLGSARKNARLILEKTNLTSYFDVLIDGTQVSKAKPDPEVFLKGAQQLNVPPNACLVIEDSEAGCQAALAGNMHVLGIGENINLPSAEYVIPDLTVFDQVRSFWHLSEAVSRI encoded by the coding sequence ATGAAAATCAAAGCAGCACTATTCGATTTAGATGGCGTTCTTGTAGACACAGCTCGTTATCATTACGAAGCGTGGCTGGTTTTAGCTAACCAGCTGTCCATTCCATTCACTGAGAAAGAAAACGAGCAACTGAAAGGAATATCCAGAACCGAGTCACTAGAGCGATTGCTGTCATTTGGAAAAATGGAACAGAAATTCTCAGAAAAAGAGAAATCAGCCTTTGCTGAGCAAAAAAACAATCTATATCTTCAAGCGATTCAAAAAATGGATGAAACATCCGTTTTGCCTGGTGCAATAGCTGTTCTTGAGTACTTGAAAAAAACAAACATCAAGATCGGATTGGGATCAGCAAGAAAAAATGCACGCCTCATTTTAGAAAAAACGAATTTGACAAGTTATTTTGATGTCCTTATTGACGGCACGCAAGTATCAAAAGCAAAACCTGATCCAGAAGTTTTTCTCAAAGGAGCACAGCAATTGAATGTACCGCCAAATGCATGCTTGGTCATTGAAGATTCAGAAGCTGGTTGTCAAGCAGCTTTGGCTGGTAACATGCATGTATTGGGAATAGGTGAAAACATAAATCTTCCTTCTGCTGAATATGTGATTCCTGATTTAACCGTTTTTGATCAAGTACGTTCGTTTTGGCATTTATCAGAAGCCGTATCACGTATATAA